From a single Ignavibacteria bacterium genomic region:
- the ilvB gene encoding biosynthetic-type acetolactate synthase large subunit, giving the protein MRGAEIFFECLREEKVEYVFGYPGGAVLKLYEKLYDVDFLEHILVRHEQGATHMAEGYAKATGKPGVVLVTSGPGATNTVTGIADAYMDSVPLVVFTGQVASHLIGNDAFQEADIVGITRPITKHNFLVRDVRELASTIKKAFYIASTGRPGPVLVDLPKDVINSECEFQYPESVELKGYRPFFYGHQYQIKKAAEMLRAAKRPLLYVGGGVLISGGSNELRVLASEHNLPVTMTLQGLGAFDGTNEQSLGMLGMHGTYWANQAVSNCDLLIALGARFDDRVAGDVNNFAPKAFKIHVDIDPTAIDKNVVVDLPIVGDVKHVMAELAAELGEPLSFPEWWNEINQWRDECPLVYEDNDGQLRAEYVIEKLSEKTKGEAVVVSDVGQHQMWTAQYYKFKNPRSLLTSGGLGTMGFSVPAAIGAAFAVKDRPVISISGDGGFQMNIQELITAAAYKVPVKFIIINNSFLGMVRQWQELFHFEKYSFTDLSETNPDFMKVAEAFGLKAFSTDSPKEVDSILDKAFEINDGPVLIEFKVVREDMVFPMVPPGASYEKMIVKRLNPKSTK; this is encoded by the coding sequence TTTTTGAATGCCTCAGAGAGGAGAAAGTTGAATATGTATTCGGATATCCCGGAGGCGCGGTCCTGAAACTTTATGAAAAGCTCTACGACGTGGATTTCCTTGAGCACATTCTGGTGCGCCACGAGCAGGGTGCAACTCATATGGCTGAAGGCTACGCAAAGGCTACGGGAAAGCCCGGCGTGGTGCTTGTGACCTCGGGTCCGGGCGCTACAAACACAGTTACCGGTATAGCTGACGCATACATGGACTCGGTGCCTCTTGTCGTCTTTACAGGCCAGGTCGCTTCTCACCTTATCGGTAACGATGCTTTCCAGGAAGCTGACATCGTTGGTATTACGCGCCCTATAACAAAGCATAACTTCCTCGTGCGTGACGTGAGGGAGTTGGCTTCAACAATTAAGAAGGCTTTCTACATTGCCTCTACCGGGAGGCCCGGACCCGTACTGGTGGACCTTCCAAAAGATGTAATTAACTCGGAATGTGAATTCCAGTATCCGGAGAGCGTTGAATTAAAAGGCTACAGGCCGTTTTTCTACGGGCACCAGTACCAGATCAAAAAAGCAGCCGAGATGTTAAGAGCGGCCAAGCGCCCCTTGCTCTACGTCGGAGGCGGCGTTCTGATTTCCGGCGGCTCCAATGAGCTCAGGGTTCTTGCCAGTGAACATAACCTGCCCGTTACGATGACGCTTCAGGGCCTTGGAGCTTTTGACGGAACGAACGAGCAGTCGCTTGGAATGCTCGGAATGCACGGCACCTACTGGGCTAACCAGGCCGTAAGCAACTGCGACCTTCTTATTGCTCTCGGCGCCCGTTTTGACGACAGGGTTGCAGGCGACGTTAATAACTTTGCACCTAAAGCTTTTAAGATACACGTGGATATTGATCCAACTGCAATAGATAAAAACGTCGTTGTGGACCTTCCGATTGTGGGCGACGTTAAGCACGTAATGGCTGAACTTGCAGCTGAACTTGGTGAACCTTTAAGTTTCCCGGAATGGTGGAACGAGATTAACCAGTGGAGAGACGAATGCCCGCTTGTCTATGAAGACAACGACGGACAGTTAAGAGCGGAATACGTAATTGAAAAGCTCTCGGAGAAGACCAAAGGCGAGGCTGTCGTTGTTTCAGACGTGGGACAGCACCAGATGTGGACCGCACAGTACTATAAATTCAAAAACCCCCGCTCGCTCCTTACAAGCGGCGGACTTGGAACCATGGGATTCTCGGTGCCCGCGGCAATTGGTGCAGCTTTTGCCGTGAAGGACCGTCCGGTTATTTCCATCAGCGGCGACGGCGGCTTCCAGATGAACATCCAGGAGCTTATTACGGCTGCGGCATATAAGGTTCCGGTTAAGTTCATAATTATCAATAACAGCTTCCTCGGCATGGTGCGCCAGTGGCAGGAACTTTTCCATTTTGAGAAGTACAGCTTTACAGACCTCTCGGAGACCAACCCCGACTTTATGAAGGTGGCCGAGGCTTTCGGGCTTAAGGCTTTCTCGACAGATTCACCGAAGGAAGTAGACTCTATACTGGACAAGGCTTTTGAAATAAACGACGGCCCTGTACTCATAGAATTCAAGGTGGTGCGCGAAGATATGGTTTTCCCGATGGTTCCGCCGGGAGCCAGCTACGAAAAAATGATTGTTAAACGACTGAATCCAAAATCAACGAAGTAA